One region of Rhodovulum sulfidophilum DSM 1374 genomic DNA includes:
- a CDS encoding FecCD family ABC transporter permease, which produces MSGAAHIVWRWRGLSLRSGRRALWVNLALALLIAAGALVSLRLGRIAIGPAEIWQVLAGEAPSRMLDHVVMDIRLPRLLVTLGAGAALGASGAIFQTVSRNPLGSPDVIGFTAGAASGALVWIIGFGGSGAGVVPAALAGALLTGICVYLLARKDGRVGAYRLVLTGIGVGAILSAFNALLLVRGDLDAAISGNLWLAGSVEGRSWGHVWPLWLGLGLLMPPLLLGMRPLGLMAMGDDLAGPLGVPVEQARRRMLAGAVTLAALATAAAGPIAFVALAAPQLVRRLARMPDQPLIGAALMGAALMLGADLLSRVAPWGAILPIGQVTGVIGGLYLIWLLTRKRRRG; this is translated from the coding sequence GTGAGCGGGGCCGCGCATATCGTCTGGCGCTGGCGCGGCCTGTCGCTCCGGAGCGGGCGGCGGGCGCTTTGGGTGAACCTCGCGCTGGCGCTCCTGATCGCGGCGGGGGCGCTCGTCTCGCTGCGGCTCGGGCGGATCGCCATCGGCCCGGCCGAGATCTGGCAGGTGCTGGCGGGCGAGGCGCCCTCTCGGATGCTGGACCATGTGGTGATGGATATCCGCCTGCCGCGTCTTCTGGTGACGCTGGGCGCGGGGGCGGCGCTGGGGGCCTCGGGCGCGATCTTCCAGACGGTGTCCCGGAACCCGCTGGGCTCGCCCGACGTGATCGGCTTCACCGCGGGCGCGGCCAGCGGCGCGCTGGTCTGGATCATCGGGTTCGGCGGGTCCGGGGCGGGCGTGGTGCCCGCGGCGCTGGCGGGCGCGCTTCTGACCGGGATCTGCGTCTATCTTCTGGCGCGCAAGGACGGGCGGGTCGGTGCCTACCGGCTGGTTCTGACCGGCATCGGCGTCGGCGCGATCCTCAGCGCCTTCAACGCGCTTCTGCTGGTGCGCGGAGACCTCGACGCCGCGATTTCCGGCAACCTGTGGCTTGCCGGCTCGGTCGAGGGTCGGAGCTGGGGCCATGTCTGGCCGCTCTGGCTGGGGCTGGGGCTGCTGATGCCGCCGCTTCTGCTGGGGATGCGCCCGCTGGGGCTGATGGCCATGGGCGACGATCTGGCGGGCCCCCTGGGGGTGCCGGTCGAGCAGGCGCGCCGCCGGATGCTGGCGGGCGCCGTGACGCTGGCGGCGCTGGCCACGGCGGCGGCGGGCCCCATCGCCTTCGTGGCCCTTGCCGCCCCGCAACTGGTCCGCAGGCTCGCCCGCATGCCCGATCAGCCCCTGATCGGCGCCGCGCTGATGGGGGCCGCGCTGATGCTGGGCGCGGATCTTCTCAGCCGCGTCGCGCCCTGGGGCGCGATCCTGCCTATCGGTCAGGTCACGGGCGTCATCGGCGGGCTTTACCTGATCTGGCTGCTGACCCGCAAAAGACGGCGGGGATAG
- a CDS encoding FecCD family ABC transporter permease — MARTRRLWPTLGLLVAVTLASLFFGPREITPDVTLEALLRFDPTDGAHLLVREQRLPRALLALVVGAALGAAGAMMQTLTRNPLADPGLLGVSAGATLAIVCLIALTGRIDIGGSLWAGIGGAGLGGAAVFALGGMARTRDPVRLVLAGAALSIVLLTLTRLVTVNVEAHVFDQFRHWAVGSLQGRDWQVLGPAAALVALGALAALALARPLDALALGQDFGQSLGADPRRIWLAAAGVIVVLSGVATAAAGPITFVGLSAPHLARHIVGPAHRGLLLASMILGGALVGIADLAGRVIGGPTQIDVGIMAALIGGPVFVALARRMRMNAL; from the coding sequence GTGGCCCGCACAAGACGGCTTTGGCCGACGCTCGGGCTGTTGGTGGCGGTGACGCTGGCAAGCCTGTTTTTCGGCCCGCGCGAGATCACGCCCGATGTCACGCTGGAGGCCCTGCTTCGGTTCGACCCGACCGACGGCGCGCATCTTCTGGTGCGCGAGCAGCGCCTGCCGCGCGCCCTGCTGGCGCTGGTGGTGGGGGCCGCACTCGGGGCGGCTGGGGCGATGATGCAGACGCTGACCCGCAACCCGCTGGCCGATCCGGGGCTTCTGGGGGTCTCGGCCGGGGCGACGCTGGCCATCGTCTGCCTGATCGCGCTGACCGGGCGGATCGATATCGGAGGCTCGCTCTGGGCGGGGATCGGCGGCGCGGGGCTTGGCGGCGCGGCGGTCTTCGCCCTTGGCGGCATGGCCCGGACCCGGGACCCGGTCAGGCTGGTGCTGGCGGGGGCGGCGCTGTCGATCGTGCTTCTGACCCTGACCCGGCTCGTCACCGTCAATGTCGAGGCCCATGTCTTCGACCAGTTCCGCCACTGGGCGGTGGGCTCGCTGCAGGGGCGCGACTGGCAGGTGCTGGGGCCGGCCGCGGCCCTCGTGGCCCTTGGCGCTCTGGCCGCGCTGGCGCTGGCGCGGCCGCTTGATGCGCTGGCGCTGGGGCAGGATTTCGGCCAGAGCCTCGGGGCCGATCCGCGCCGGATCTGGCTGGCCGCCGCGGGCGTGATCGTGGTGCTTAGCGGGGTTGCGACGGCGGCGGCGGGTCCCATCACCTTTGTCGGGCTCTCGGCCCCGCATCTCGCGCGCCACATCGTCGGTCCCGCCCATCGCGGGCTTCTGCTGGCCTCGATGATCCTCGGCGGCGCGCTTGTCGGCATTGCCGATCTGGCCGGGCGGGTGATCGGCGGGCCGACCCAGATCGATGTCGGCATCATGGCCGCGCTGATCGGCGGTCCGGTCTTCGTGGCCCTTGCCCGCCGGATGCGGATGAACGCGCTGTGA
- the fepB gene encoding Fe2+-enterobactin ABC transporter substrate-binding protein — translation MNRRSFLTLATCAAALGSSVGAVTGWPRRLTNADGSETALPRAPARILSTSVTLTGSLLAIGAPVIASATTVRGAFFDQWQAEARARGVEKLWRAGSIDLEAAWALEPDLIVVSAGGADSALAQRAALAEVAPVLVLDYGAMAWENLTRRLAQATGREAEAEALLTGFAETLDATRATLTLPDGRANIVSYNGPGAPNPIARAKGAHGRLLTGLGFDLEDPPTGWQSASMPASADVVRASYEHLTQLRAETTFLLAGTKADAARFMADPILANLPSVQRGQVYGLGKNSFRIDYYSAREVVDGIARQFGGA, via the coding sequence ATGAACCGCCGTTCCTTCCTGACCCTCGCCACCTGCGCCGCAGCACTTGGCAGCTCCGTCGGGGCCGTCACGGGCTGGCCGCGCCGCCTGACCAATGCCGATGGCAGCGAAACCGCCCTGCCCCGGGCGCCTGCCCGGATCCTGTCGACTTCGGTCACGCTGACCGGCAGCCTGCTGGCCATCGGCGCACCGGTAATCGCCAGCGCCACCACCGTGCGCGGGGCCTTCTTCGACCAGTGGCAGGCCGAGGCCCGGGCCCGCGGCGTCGAGAAGCTCTGGCGCGCGGGCTCGATCGACCTCGAAGCCGCCTGGGCGCTGGAGCCCGACCTGATCGTGGTCTCGGCGGGCGGCGCCGATTCCGCGCTGGCGCAGCGTGCGGCCCTGGCCGAGGTGGCCCCCGTGCTGGTGCTCGATTACGGTGCGATGGCCTGGGAAAATCTGACCAGAAGGCTTGCCCAAGCCACCGGCCGCGAGGCCGAGGCGGAGGCCCTGCTGACGGGCTTTGCCGAGACGCTCGACGCCACCCGCGCCACCCTGACCCTGCCCGACGGCCGCGCCAATATCGTCAGCTATAACGGCCCCGGCGCGCCCAACCCCATCGCCCGCGCCAAGGGCGCCCATGGCCGCCTGCTGACCGGGCTGGGCTTCGATCTCGAAGACCCGCCGACCGGCTGGCAAAGCGCCTCGATGCCCGCCTCGGCCGATGTGGTGCGCGCCTCCTACGAGCATCTGACCCAGCTGAGAGCCGAGACCACCTTCCTGCTGGCGGGCACAAAGGCCGATGCCGCGCGCTTCATGGCCGACCCGATCCTGGCCAACCTGCCCTCGGTGCAGCGCGGACAGGTCTACGGGCTGGGGAAGAACTCGTTCCGCATCGACTATTACAGCGCCCGCGAGGTCGTCGACGGCATCGCCCGCCAGTTCGGCGGGGCCTGA
- a CDS encoding condensation domain-containing protein: MTAEPRGAAWLELTLAQLDFWEEFRFHPDRPLSTVAHCIEIEGAAEEIALVAALSRLAREAEVLALRFRDGPGGPRQRVDPGGVPAVRVQDLRGTADPEARARRMMADDIARPIDLERDPLAALWLLRVGPRRWLWYLRGHHIVLDGYGVSLIERRAGALYAEALGQCAGPGPFLPFARYLEEETVYRAGPRHDRDRAHWAEVLRDIPDLIVLPKGAEDYAPTPVAAAPDLPAGLDGQLQRAARAAEMGWPDLLTLLSAAWIARDRPEGAPGLPVWLPYQSRLGSVAAAIPAMVVNILPLIVSHRHGETLGAYLARSGRALRGLRRHGRYRVEQLAADRGLRAGERFFFSPLVNVLPFDPPEFPGCTARSEVLAAGPGDGFNLTWSARTDGSDLALSIDADPAAAKEVAAAARTLVPFLARACAPGARDRPLADLLAERPAGPAPCHTPRTARPIASRQEKT; the protein is encoded by the coding sequence ATGACCGCAGAGCCCCGGGGCGCCGCCTGGCTGGAGCTGACCCTCGCCCAGCTCGATTTCTGGGAGGAGTTCCGCTTTCACCCGGACCGGCCGCTCTCCACCGTGGCCCATTGCATCGAGATCGAGGGCGCGGCGGAGGAGATCGCCCTTGTCGCCGCCCTGTCCCGGCTTGCGCGCGAGGCCGAGGTGCTGGCGCTGCGTTTTCGCGACGGGCCGGGCGGGCCGCGCCAGCGGGTCGATCCCGGTGGCGTTCCGGCGGTGCGCGTGCAAGACCTGCGGGGCACCGCCGATCCCGAGGCCCGCGCCCGCCGGATGATGGCAGATGACATCGCCCGGCCCATCGACCTGGAACGCGACCCGCTTGCCGCGCTCTGGCTGTTGCGGGTGGGGCCGCGCCGCTGGCTGTGGTACCTGCGCGGCCACCATATCGTGCTGGACGGCTACGGCGTGTCGCTGATCGAGCGGCGCGCTGGGGCGCTTTACGCCGAGGCTCTCGGCCAATGCGCGGGTCCCGGACCGTTCCTGCCCTTCGCCCGCTACCTCGAGGAGGAAACCGTCTATCGCGCGGGCCCCCGCCATGACCGCGACCGGGCCCACTGGGCCGAGGTCCTGCGCGACATCCCCGACCTGATCGTGCTGCCCAAGGGGGCCGAGGACTACGCCCCCACGCCGGTTGCCGCCGCACCCGACCTGCCTGCAGGGCTGGACGGCCAGCTGCAGCGGGCGGCCCGCGCGGCGGAGATGGGCTGGCCCGACCTTCTGACCCTGCTCAGCGCCGCCTGGATCGCGCGCGATCGCCCCGAGGGCGCGCCGGGCCTGCCGGTCTGGCTGCCCTATCAAAGCCGTCTGGGCAGCGTCGCCGCCGCCATTCCGGCGATGGTGGTGAACATCCTGCCCCTGATCGTCTCGCACCGGCACGGGGAAACGCTGGGTGCCTATCTCGCGCGCAGCGGGCGCGCGCTGCGCGGGCTGCGCCGCCACGGCCGCTACCGGGTCGAACAGCTGGCCGCCGATCGCGGCCTGCGCGCGGGCGAGCGGTTCTTCTTCTCGCCGCTGGTCAATGTGCTGCCCTTCGATCCGCCCGAATTCCCCGGTTGCACCGCCCGCAGCGAGGTGCTGGCCGCCGGTCCCGGCGATGGCTTCAACCTGACCTGGAGCGCCCGCACCGACGGCTCGGATCTGGCCTTGTCGATCGACGCCGATCCCGCCGCGGCCAAGGAGGTCGCCGCCGCCGCCCGCACGCTTGTCCCCTTCCTTGCGCGCGCCTGCGCCCCGGGCGCGCGGGACCGTCCCCTCGCGGATCTGCTTGCAGAGCGCCCCGCCGGTCCCGCGCCATGCCACACCCCCCGTACCGCTCGCCCCATTGCCAGCCGACAGGAGAAGACATGA
- a CDS encoding AMP-binding protein, whose translation MYDLTPMQAASWVNGHAGAKAAQGPSAHLYVELDRRDGALDPDRLERAVAALIARHANLRLAVAPDGTPRILPPGPGPFLVRHDLRRLGTLDCQLALERIREDQSHQRLALERGEAAAFSLSLLPGGGSRLHVDLDMIAADPSCFPDLMDDLARLYEDGPGCELPPAGDFAAHLGARRSDPARPEREAAARAWWQDRIAALPEAPDLPRPPGRREDTPRTARLAERLDPARTRALMLRAREMRVTPTALTLAVFAQELARACGQPALRLTVPMFHRPEGETTVIGDFSDFALVGVAGAEPDLSVLAGRVQADLAGAIGHSAHPGPGQMRDLARHLGHVPEAPVVFTAGFDHPRGSILSDRARQCLGDLVWSVSQGPGVALDAQIARLGDGLLINWDIRLDLVDRDWIESLFKAFMDRLRALSDAAPVPRSWPLGALQRAYLAGREDVLPLGGVAMHEARLFRGSLDEAALRARLQALCAAHPALGLRIDASAGRQYLARRPGLPLLTRDLRAAPDAEARLQALWQDFARSPCPLDGPLWQVRALLLPEGQEDALAVKFDALALDGPAIAQICAELFATDPPPARPASAPLPVPQPVPAAERAADAAYWAGALARVESAPRLPWRRPPDRPGPARYRRASRILAPELIRPLRRAAAREGLFLNTVLGFAILEVLARFTPDLRICAGLPTAPALDREDLGNRSSFIVIDHNATSGTPRERAAALQAQTMAGLGHMGFSGVDLARQLMGQTGGPLALPVVLTNGLDWQAPPMGAPMRQVDGLTQTPQVALDMRLMRAPGGGIEIAADHAEGVLDPATVKAILDASLRALETMARTGELSLPDPLVPVELPPQSPHVADPAPHLLRIAEALDRARGPALICGEERLDYPALRARVTAALAGLAAQGMGPGDVLAIHLPRGIDHVVLQLAAALAGIVWAPIDAAAPPARREYLLDRAAPALVVSGEDLPGRPCLRPGDLPRPGGALPDAAILRLRSLDTGPGYYLFTSGTTGAPKCVVLSNRATANVLDQTLSAWKPGPEDVLISVTPLHHDMSLFDIFGGLAAGACVVLPAAGHEKDAMEWARLVARHRVTLWVSVPAIVEMLLACARPGQIDSLRLIAQGGDYIKPATVAELRRLCPAARLISLGGPTETTIWSIWHEIGPEIVSAADDMSASGTAPVPYGRPLDGAGYRICNPLGEPCPPGVTGRIHTTGDCLSLGYLEAGGLSQDGFVTLPDPDGTPRRAFRTGDLGQWSADRPGQILFAGRVGGYVKVRGVRVSLGEIEAALADHPALSQAMVVDLAPGDGRETTLVALYAARDGQPPGAAELRAWLRGRLPQSHLPDRFLAVAALPLSSNGKPDRAAARALALSPTAPCPDGLGREVLDIYLRQTGPDPEATIDSPLIELGLLPGHLIPVAAALNARFGTALRPSRLIPARTARQAAQLIPPRPEPEDLG comes from the coding sequence ATGTATGATTTGACGCCGATGCAGGCGGCCAGCTGGGTCAATGGACATGCCGGGGCAAAAGCGGCGCAGGGCCCCTCGGCGCATCTTTATGTCGAGCTCGACCGCAGGGATGGCGCCCTCGATCCCGACCGGCTGGAGCGCGCGGTCGCCGCGCTGATCGCCCGCCATGCCAACCTGCGGCTGGCGGTGGCGCCGGACGGCACGCCCCGGATCCTGCCGCCGGGCCCGGGGCCCTTTCTTGTGCGTCACGATCTGAGGCGGCTTGGCACGCTCGATTGCCAACTGGCCCTCGAGCGCATCCGCGAGGATCAGAGCCACCAGCGGCTGGCGCTGGAGCGGGGCGAGGCCGCGGCGTTTTCCCTCAGCCTGCTGCCCGGCGGCGGCAGCCGGTTGCATGTCGATCTGGACATGATCGCGGCCGACCCTTCCTGCTTTCCCGACCTGATGGACGATCTGGCGCGGCTTTACGAAGACGGCCCCGGCTGCGAGCTGCCCCCGGCGGGCGATTTCGCCGCCCATCTCGGGGCGCGGCGCAGCGACCCGGCCCGCCCCGAACGTGAGGCTGCCGCTCGTGCCTGGTGGCAGGACCGCATCGCCGCCCTGCCCGAGGCCCCGGACCTGCCGCGCCCGCCCGGACGGCGTGAAGACACCCCCCGCACCGCCCGCCTGGCCGAGCGGCTGGACCCCGCCCGGACCCGCGCCCTGATGCTCCGGGCCCGCGAGATGCGGGTCACGCCCACTGCGCTGACGCTGGCGGTTTTCGCACAGGAGTTGGCCCGCGCCTGCGGCCAGCCCGCACTGCGCCTGACGGTGCCGATGTTCCACCGCCCCGAGGGCGAGACCACGGTCATCGGCGACTTTTCCGATTTCGCGCTTGTCGGGGTCGCGGGCGCAGAGCCCGACCTGTCCGTCCTTGCCGGCCGGGTGCAGGCCGATCTGGCGGGCGCGATCGGCCACAGCGCCCATCCGGGCCCCGGCCAGATGCGCGACCTGGCCCGTCATCTGGGGCATGTCCCCGAGGCACCCGTGGTCTTCACCGCCGGGTTCGATCACCCGCGCGGCTCTATCCTGTCCGACCGCGCAAGGCAGTGCCTTGGCGATCTGGTCTGGTCGGTCTCGCAGGGGCCGGGCGTGGCGCTGGATGCGCAGATCGCGCGGCTGGGGGACGGGCTGCTCATCAACTGGGATATCCGGCTGGACCTGGTCGACCGGGACTGGATCGAAAGCCTTTTCAAGGCCTTCATGGATCGCCTGCGCGCGCTGTCCGATGCCGCGCCCGTACCGCGAAGCTGGCCGCTTGGCGCCTTGCAGCGCGCCTATCTGGCGGGGCGCGAAGACGTGCTGCCGCTGGGCGGCGTCGCCATGCACGAGGCCCGGCTGTTTCGCGGCAGCCTCGACGAGGCGGCGCTGCGCGCGCGGCTTCAGGCGCTTTGCGCTGCCCATCCGGCGCTGGGGCTGCGCATCGACGCCAGCGCCGGACGGCAATACCTGGCCCGGCGACCCGGGCTGCCGCTGCTGACCCGCGATCTGCGTGCCGCGCCCGATGCCGAGGCCCGGCTGCAAGCGCTCTGGCAGGACTTCGCCCGCAGCCCCTGCCCTCTGGACGGCCCGCTCTGGCAGGTTCGCGCCCTGCTCCTGCCCGAGGGGCAGGAGGACGCGCTGGCCGTCAAGTTCGACGCCCTCGCGCTGGACGGGCCCGCCATCGCCCAGATCTGTGCCGAGCTTTTCGCGACGGACCCGCCGCCCGCCCGGCCCGCCTCGGCACCCCTGCCCGTTCCGCAACCGGTTCCGGCTGCCGAGCGTGCCGCCGATGCCGCCTATTGGGCCGGAGCCCTGGCCCGCGTCGAAAGCGCCCCGCGCCTGCCCTGGCGCAGACCGCCCGACCGGCCGGGACCGGCGCGCTACCGGCGTGCCTCGCGGATCCTTGCGCCCGAGCTGATCCGCCCGCTGCGCCGCGCCGCCGCGCGCGAGGGGCTGTTCCTGAACACGGTTTTGGGCTTTGCGATCCTCGAGGTGCTGGCCCGCTTCACCCCGGATCTGAGGATCTGCGCGGGCCTGCCCACGGCCCCGGCGCTTGACCGCGAGGACCTGGGCAACCGCTCGTCCTTCATCGTGATCGACCATAACGCGACCTCTGGCACCCCGCGCGAGCGGGCCGCGGCGCTTCAGGCGCAGACCATGGCGGGGCTCGGGCATATGGGCTTTTCCGGGGTCGATCTGGCACGCCAGCTCATGGGTCAGACCGGCGGGCCGCTGGCCCTGCCGGTGGTGCTGACCAACGGGCTGGACTGGCAGGCGCCGCCCATGGGCGCGCCGATGCGCCAGGTGGACGGGTTGACCCAGACGCCCCAGGTCGCGCTGGACATGCGCCTGATGCGCGCGCCCGGCGGCGGGATCGAGATCGCCGCCGACCATGCCGAGGGCGTCCTTGACCCAGCGACCGTCAAGGCCATTCTGGATGCCAGCCTGCGCGCGCTGGAAACCATGGCCCGGACCGGCGAGCTGAGCCTGCCCGATCCGCTGGTCCCGGTAGAGCTGCCGCCGCAAAGCCCCCATGTGGCCGATCCTGCCCCCCATCTGCTGCGGATCGCCGAAGCCCTGGACCGCGCGCGCGGACCCGCGCTGATCTGCGGCGAAGAGAGGCTCGACTACCCTGCGCTCCGCGCGCGGGTCACCGCCGCCCTTGCGGGGCTCGCCGCGCAGGGGATGGGCCCCGGCGACGTGCTGGCCATCCATCTGCCGCGCGGGATCGATCACGTGGTCCTGCAACTGGCCGCCGCCCTGGCCGGGATCGTCTGGGCGCCGATCGACGCCGCCGCGCCGCCCGCCCGCCGGGAGTATCTGCTGGACCGTGCCGCGCCCGCGCTGGTCGTCTCGGGCGAGGATCTGCCGGGCCGGCCCTGTCTGCGTCCCGGCGATCTGCCGCGGCCCGGCGGCGCGCTTCCGGACGCGGCCATTCTGCGCCTGCGCAGTCTCGATACCGGGCCGGGCTATTACCTCTTCACCTCGGGCACCACCGGCGCGCCCAAATGCGTGGTGCTGTCCAACCGCGCCACCGCCAATGTTCTGGACCAGACCCTTTCGGCCTGGAAGCCGGGCCCGGAGGACGTGCTGATCTCGGTCACGCCTCTGCATCACGACATGTCGCTTTTCGATATTTTCGGCGGGCTTGCGGCTGGGGCCTGTGTGGTGCTGCCCGCCGCCGGACATGAAAAGGACGCGATGGAATGGGCCCGGCTGGTCGCGCGGCACCGGGTGACGCTTTGGGTGTCGGTGCCGGCGATCGTGGAGATGCTGCTGGCCTGCGCCCGGCCCGGACAGATCGACAGCCTGCGCCTGATCGCCCAGGGCGGCGACTACATCAAGCCCGCCACCGTGGCGGAGCTGCGCAGGCTCTGCCCCGCCGCGCGGCTGATCTCGCTGGGCGGCCCCACCGAAACCACGATCTGGAGCATCTGGCACGAGATCGGGCCCGAGATCGTTTCCGCGGCTGACGACATGTCTGCCAGCGGGACTGCCCCCGTGCCCTATGGGCGCCCGCTCGACGGGGCCGGGTACCGGATCTGCAACCCGCTGGGAGAGCCCTGCCCGCCCGGCGTCACCGGGCGCATCCACACCACGGGCGACTGCCTGTCGCTGGGCTATCTGGAGGCGGGCGGCCTGAGCCAGGACGGTTTCGTCACCCTGCCCGACCCGGACGGCACGCCCCGTCGCGCCTTCCGCACCGGCGATCTGGGCCAATGGTCCGCCGACCGGCCGGGACAGATCCTGTTTGCCGGCAGGGTGGGCGGCTATGTCAAGGTGCGTGGCGTCCGCGTGAGCCTTGGCGAGATCGAGGCCGCGCTGGCCGATCACCCCGCCCTGTCCCAGGCCATGGTGGTCGATCTGGCCCCCGGCGACGGGCGCGAGACCACGCTGGTCGCGCTTTATGCGGCGCGCGACGGCCAGCCCCCCGGCGCCGCGGAGCTGCGCGCCTGGCTGCGCGGTCGGCTGCCGCAATCGCATCTGCCCGACCGGTTCCTGGCCGTGGCGGCGCTGCCGCTCTCGTCCAACGGCAAGCCCGACCGCGCCGCCGCCCGGGCGCTGGCCCTGTCCCCCACCGCGCCATGCCCGGACGGGCTGGGCCGGGAGGTCCTCGACATCTACCTGCGGCAGACCGGCCCGGACCCCGAGGCCACCATCGACAGTCCGCTGATCGAACTGGGTCTGCTGCCCGGGCACCTGATCCCTGTGGCCGCGGCGCTGAATGCCCGCTTCGGCACGGCGCTGCGCCCCTCCCGGCTGATCCCGGCACGCACCGCCCGGCAGGCTGCGCAGCTGATCCCGCCCCGCCCCGAACCGGAGGATCTGGGATGA
- a CDS encoding (2,3-dihydroxybenzoyl)adenylate synthase: MDDFTPWPEDLARRYRERGYWRGLPLSDGVRAQAAARPGACAILCGNRSFSYGALDRMSSVMAGRLIAAGLRPGDHAVVQLPNRAEFYITFLALLKAGIRPVNALYSHRAHEMRAYVEQLEPALLVGSRAHPLFAEDGFLDALRRDGLAPRLGLWLDGSEPGQDLAQWMDPEAGLPEAPLPAPDPAGVAFFQLSGGSTGTPKLIPRTHDDYDYSVRASVEICGVDAETRFLVALPAAHNYLLSSPGALGVFRAGGTVVMAESPEPHLCFGIMRRHRVTMAALVPSAVALWFEAVRDGLPVPESLRLVQVGGASFAEAQARQVPDLLGCTLQQVFGMAEGLVNYTRLDDPPERVFATQGRPISPDDEVRVLDRDGRPCAPGQTGRLWVRGPYTFRGYFRSPAHNATAFDAEGFYHSGDLVRRDADGYLSVVGRVKDQINRGGEKIAAEEVEGLLLRHPDIIQAALVAQPDARLGERGCAVLVARKKLRAVELRRHLIALGVAEYKLPDRFAFAETIPLTPVGKPDKKALRAAMLHPQ, from the coding sequence ATGGACGATTTCACCCCCTGGCCCGAGGATCTGGCGCGCCGCTATCGCGAGCGGGGCTATTGGCGCGGCCTGCCCCTGAGCGACGGCGTGCGCGCGCAGGCAGCCGCCCGCCCCGGGGCCTGTGCCATCCTCTGCGGCAATCGGTCCTTCAGCTATGGCGCGCTGGACCGGATGTCCTCGGTCATGGCCGGGCGGCTGATCGCGGCCGGGCTGCGGCCCGGCGACCATGCGGTGGTGCAGCTGCCGAACCGGGCCGAGTTCTACATCACCTTCCTTGCCCTGCTGAAGGCGGGCATCCGCCCCGTGAACGCGCTTTACAGCCACCGCGCCCATGAGATGCGGGCCTATGTCGAGCAACTGGAACCGGCGCTTCTGGTGGGGTCGCGCGCCCATCCGCTGTTCGCGGAGGACGGCTTTCTCGACGCGTTGCGGCGGGACGGGCTGGCGCCGCGCCTCGGCCTGTGGCTGGACGGGTCCGAGCCCGGGCAGGACCTTGCACAGTGGATGGACCCCGAGGCCGGCCTGCCCGAGGCACCGCTGCCCGCGCCCGACCCCGCCGGCGTCGCCTTCTTCCAGCTTTCGGGGGGCAGCACCGGCACGCCCAAGCTGATCCCGCGCACCCATGACGATTACGACTATTCCGTGCGCGCCAGTGTCGAGATCTGCGGCGTCGATGCCGAGACGCGTTTCCTGGTCGCGCTGCCCGCGGCGCATAACTACCTGCTCAGCTCGCCCGGGGCGCTGGGGGTGTTCCGGGCCGGCGGCACCGTGGTGATGGCCGAGAGCCCCGAGCCGCATCTGTGCTTCGGGATCATGCGCCGTCACCGGGTGACGATGGCCGCTCTGGTCCCCTCGGCGGTGGCGCTGTGGTTCGAGGCCGTGCGCGACGGCCTGCCGGTGCCCGAAAGCCTGCGCCTGGTGCAGGTGGGCGGGGCCAGCTTTGCCGAGGCGCAGGCGCGACAGGTGCCCGACCTTCTGGGATGCACGCTGCAACAGGTCTTCGGCATGGCCGAGGGGCTGGTCAATTACACCAGGCTCGACGATCCGCCCGAGCGGGTCTTTGCCACCCAGGGCCGCCCGATCAGCCCCGATGACGAGGTCCGGGTGCTGGACCGCGATGGCCGCCCCTGTGCGCCCGGCCAGACCGGGCGGCTCTGGGTGCGCGGGCCCTATACCTTCCGGGGCTATTTCCGAAGCCCCGCGCATAATGCCACGGCCTTCGATGCCGAGGGCTTCTACCATAGCGGCGATCTCGTGCGGCGCGATGCCGACGGCTATCTCAGCGTCGTCGGCCGGGTGAAGGACCAGATCAACCGGGGCGGCGAGAAGATCGCCGCCGAAGAGGTCGAGGGCCTGCTGCTGCGCCATCCCGACATCATTCAGGCGGCGCTGGTGGCCCAGCCCGATGCCCGGCTGGGCGAACGCGGCTGCGCGGTTCTGGTCGCCCGCAAGAAGCTGCGCGCGGTCGAACTGCGCCGCCACCTGATCGCGCTGGGTGTGGCCGAATACAAGCTGCCCGACCGTTTCGCCTTCGCCGAGACGATCCCGCTGACGCCCGTGGGCAAGCCCGACAAGAAGGCCCTGCGCGCCGCCATGCTGCACCCCCAATGA